One genomic segment of Methanococcus voltae PS includes these proteins:
- the alaS gene encoding alanine--tRNA ligase, which translates to MEINHDYNVQLFKDLGFVRKQCTECGQHFWTLDEERTTCGDSPCDQYSFIGNPITSKPYTYNEMLNEYREFLHSEGHTPIKRSPVVAKRWRDDILLTIATIAVFQPWVTSGLVKPVENPLTIAQPCIRLNDIDNVGRTGRHLTCFTMGAHHAFNTADDFKYWTDRTVELCYKFMTKIGIDGKSITFIESWWEGGGNAGPCYEVITHGVELATLVFMQFKKVGDTYEEIPLKIVDTGYGIERFVWASQGTSNTYEAIFSNIINILKKNAGIGEINKKILDESAKLAGLMDIENVGDLRVLRQQVAEKMNMDVNELDKILSPLEYIYAITDHTRCLTFMLGDGIVPSNVKDGYLARLVLRKTLRYMEKVGITMSITDIVDLQLEELKENYPELMNMKKYIHDVLESEERKYAQTVNKGRGMVQRMVQSGKKSEVAEITLDDLINLYDSKGLPPELVQDIILEINENEINNYKRIAERKGETISEDKIAEIKNGQIKINVPDNFYTIVAEKHEEEKSEVQNENIDSKKELPVVNVNGKSVEATEFLFHKNSKQTDFKAKVLAVVEDYVILDKTLFYAEGGGQKYDIGTLSGIDVVDVQKQNNVVYHKVSDVKGFKVGDMIYGKINWENRIKLMRNHTATHIINAAATKVLGKHIWQTGSNVDTEKGRLDITHFERITRDEIKEIEKVANEIVLKAIPITCEFLERNEAEQRYGFSIYQGGVVPGDTLRIISIPDIDTEACGGTHCENTLEVGYIKILKTERIQDGVERLEYSSGNNSVGEIATIEDLVLDSASVFGVPMEQLPKTAERFFEEWKEQRKKIEELQKRVGELVKYELGNNFVKVAKFDVLVEKIDADTKELMNTADNLVKDDSIVVLLNNNGNILLKRGDNVEISMKTLIRQVAKGGGKDNLAQGKYTDEFEEIKSKVIEFIGNSSIDYVI; encoded by the coding sequence ATGGAAATTAATCACGATTACAATGTACAATTGTTTAAAGACTTAGGATTTGTACGTAAACAATGTACAGAATGCGGTCAACACTTTTGGACATTAGATGAAGAAAGAACTACCTGTGGAGACAGTCCTTGTGACCAATATAGCTTTATAGGTAACCCAATTACCTCAAAACCATATACCTATAACGAAATGTTAAACGAATACAGGGAATTTTTACATTCAGAAGGTCATACACCTATTAAAAGGTCTCCTGTTGTAGCTAAAAGATGGAGAGACGATATTTTACTTACAATTGCTACTATTGCAGTATTTCAACCTTGGGTAACTAGTGGATTAGTAAAACCGGTTGAAAATCCGCTTACAATTGCTCAACCTTGTATTAGATTAAACGATATTGATAACGTCGGTAGGACAGGTCGTCACTTAACTTGCTTTACAATGGGTGCTCACCACGCTTTCAATACAGCTGATGATTTCAAATACTGGACCGATAGAACCGTTGAATTATGCTACAAATTCATGACAAAAATCGGAATAGATGGTAAATCAATCACATTCATTGAAAGCTGGTGGGAAGGTGGAGGAAACGCTGGACCTTGCTACGAAGTAATAACACATGGTGTAGAACTTGCTACATTGGTTTTCATGCAATTTAAAAAAGTTGGTGACACTTACGAAGAGATACCGCTTAAAATCGTCGATACAGGATATGGTATTGAAAGATTTGTATGGGCATCACAAGGTACTTCAAATACTTACGAAGCAATATTTAGCAATATAATCAATATTTTGAAGAAAAACGCTGGAATTGGCGAAATTAACAAAAAAATATTAGATGAAAGCGCCAAATTAGCTGGTTTAATGGATATTGAAAACGTAGGGGACTTGAGAGTATTAAGACAACAAGTTGCTGAAAAAATGAATATGGATGTAAACGAACTTGATAAAATATTATCTCCTTTAGAATACATCTACGCTATTACAGACCACACAAGATGTCTTACTTTCATGTTAGGTGATGGTATCGTACCTTCTAACGTTAAAGACGGATACTTAGCAAGATTAGTGTTAAGAAAAACACTTAGGTACATGGAAAAAGTAGGTATTACAATGAGCATAACAGATATTGTAGACTTACAACTTGAAGAATTAAAAGAAAACTATCCTGAATTAATGAATATGAAAAAATATATTCATGATGTGTTAGAATCTGAAGAAAGAAAATACGCTCAAACCGTAAACAAAGGTAGAGGTATGGTTCAGAGAATGGTACAATCAGGTAAAAAATCAGAAGTTGCTGAAATTACGCTCGATGATTTGATTAATTTATACGATAGTAAAGGATTACCGCCTGAATTAGTACAAGATATCATATTAGAAATTAATGAAAATGAAATAAATAATTATAAGAGAATTGCAGAAAGAAAAGGCGAAACAATTAGCGAAGATAAAATAGCTGAAATTAAAAATGGGCAAATTAAAATAAATGTTCCTGACAATTTCTACACAATCGTTGCTGAAAAACACGAAGAAGAAAAATCAGAAGTTCAAAACGAAAATATCGATAGTAAAAAAGAACTTCCTGTAGTTAACGTAAATGGTAAAAGCGTTGAAGCTACTGAATTCTTATTCCATAAAAACAGTAAACAGACTGACTTTAAAGCAAAAGTTCTTGCTGTTGTAGAGGATTATGTTATTCTTGACAAAACCTTGTTCTATGCAGAAGGTGGGGGTCAAAAATACGATATTGGTACTTTAAGCGGTATTGATGTTGTTGACGTACAAAAACAAAATAACGTTGTTTATCATAAAGTAAGCGATGTTAAAGGCTTTAAAGTTGGAGATATGATTTATGGAAAAATCAATTGGGAAAATAGAATCAAATTGATGAGAAACCACACTGCTACCCACATTATAAACGCTGCAGCTACAAAAGTGCTCGGTAAACACATCTGGCAAACTGGTTCAAATGTTGATACCGAAAAAGGAAGATTGGATATTACACACTTTGAGAGAATAACCAGAGATGAAATCAAGGAAATAGAAAAAGTTGCAAATGAGATTGTACTTAAAGCTATTCCCATAACCTGTGAATTCTTAGAAAGAAACGAAGCTGAACAAAGATACGGCTTTAGCATCTATCAAGGTGGTGTAGTTCCAGGAGATACGCTTAGAATTATTAGCATTCCTGATATAGATACCGAAGCTTGTGGTGGTACACACTGTGAAAATACTCTTGAAGTAGGATACATCAAAATCTTAAAAACTGAAAGAATACAAGATGGTGTTGAAAGACTCGAATATTCAAGCGGTAACAACTCCGTTGGAGAAATTGCAACTATTGAAGACTTAGTATTAGATTCTGCTTCAGTTTTTGGTGTCCCCATGGAACAATTACCTAAAACAGCTGAAAGATTCTTTGAAGAATGGAAAGAACAGCGTAAAAAAATAGAAGAACTTCAAAAGAGAGTTGGAGAACTTGTAAAATACGAACTTGGCAATAATTTTGTGAAAGTTGCTAAATTTGATGTACTAGTTGAAAAAATTGATGCTGATACTAAAGAATTAATGAATACTGCAGATAACCTTGTAAAAGACGATAGTATCGTCGTATTACTTAATAATAACGGCAATATATTATTAAAAAGAGGAGATAATGTAGAAATCAGCATGAAAACTCTTATCAGGCAAGTTGCAAAAGGTGGCGGTAAAGATAATTTAGCACAAGGTAAGTACACTGATGAATTTGAAGAAATTAAAAGCAAAGTTATAGAATTTATTGGGAATTCTTCGATTGACTACGTAATCTAA